In Polynucleobacter sp. es-EL-1, the following are encoded in one genomic region:
- the apbC gene encoding iron-sulfur cluster carrier protein ApbC, translating to MAVTVEAVQAALKGLIDPNTQIDYVTAKCVKNLRVEGGDISLEIVLAYPAKSQFDAIRKAVIAVLREIPDVKNVSVTVSSQIVAHAVQRGVKLLPGVKNIIAVASGKGGVGKSTTAVNLALALAAEGAQVGMLDADIYGPSQPMMLGITGRPESIEENTIEPMEGHGLQASSIGFLIDADAPMVWRGPMVTSALEQLLRQTRWRDLDYLIVDMPPGTGDIQLTLAQKVPVTGAVIVTTPQDIALLDARKGLKMFEKVSVPIIGIIENMSTYVCPSCGHEEHIFGTGGGEKMCQEYGTDFLGALPLNLSIREQADAGLPTVVADPDSPISNIYKTIARQVAIKVAALSKDMSSKFPSIVVQNT from the coding sequence GTGGCGGTTACTGTAGAAGCAGTTCAAGCAGCCTTAAAAGGTTTGATTGATCCCAATACCCAGATTGACTATGTAACGGCAAAGTGCGTTAAGAATTTGCGTGTAGAAGGCGGGGACATTAGCCTAGAAATCGTGTTGGCTTACCCAGCCAAAAGTCAGTTTGACGCTATTCGTAAAGCAGTTATTGCTGTCCTACGAGAAATTCCAGATGTTAAAAACGTGAGTGTCACCGTCAGCAGTCAGATTGTTGCCCATGCCGTGCAACGCGGAGTTAAATTACTGCCTGGCGTCAAGAATATTATTGCTGTTGCAAGTGGTAAGGGTGGGGTTGGTAAATCCACTACTGCTGTTAATCTCGCTTTGGCGTTGGCAGCTGAGGGCGCGCAAGTTGGCATGTTGGACGCCGATATCTATGGCCCTAGCCAACCAATGATGCTTGGTATTACTGGTAGACCAGAGTCTATTGAAGAAAATACGATTGAACCGATGGAAGGTCATGGGCTTCAGGCAAGCTCTATTGGTTTCTTAATCGATGCTGATGCGCCAATGGTTTGGCGCGGTCCCATGGTGACCTCTGCCTTAGAGCAATTACTCAGACAAACCCGTTGGCGCGATTTGGATTATCTTATTGTGGATATGCCTCCCGGTACAGGTGATATTCAGCTCACGCTGGCACAAAAAGTACCCGTCACCGGGGCGGTAATCGTAACCACTCCGCAGGATATCGCCTTGTTGGATGCCCGCAAAGGACTCAAGATGTTTGAGAAGGTGAGCGTTCCTATTATTGGCATCATTGAAAATATGAGCACTTATGTTTGCCCTAGCTGTGGTCATGAAGAGCATATTTTTGGCACTGGCGGTGGCGAGAAAATGTGTCAAGAGTACGGCACAGATTTCTTGGGCGCTTTACCGCTCAATTTATCAATTCGTGAGCAAGCGGATGCTGGTTTGCCAACGGTAGTTGCCGATCCTGATAGCCCCATAAGCAATATCTATAAAACCATTGCAAGACAAGTTGCAATTAAAGTGGCTGCTCTTTCGAAAGATATGAGTAGCAAGTTTCCTAGCATTGTTGTTCAAAACACCTAA
- a CDS encoding 4Fe-4S dicluster domain-containing protein has product MSQKLICNCNGTMPLDSSKLGVKIHTALCRQELNSVVDAFNGDDSLIIACTQEGALFNELAAQSEKPLIAPLRFVNIREVAGWTQEALSSSPKIAALLALADMPEADPVPVINYESQGRTLIIGAGEQAIPWAEQLGDVLEVSVLCTEPSPLPLSRDFPIYSGSTKSIEGYLGNFTVQWELENPIDPEMCTRCGACVEVCPSGAINDSFQIDLDKCKSHRKCITACASIGAINFDRVERNRTAQFDLILDLRSKTHMRMSQTPQGYFAPGTDPLEQSFAANKLLSLVGEFEKPKYFAYNEKVCAHGRNGKVGCNACIEVCSTAAITSLFKNGQGTVEVNPNLCMGCGACSTVCPSGAMRYNYPSVSHQGKEIKTLANVFSQECAKENKSVSPALLIHTLKAGTNLIDALGRAAHLNPSRYEGLPSYLIPYGVEHIASTGMDLWLGALSYGFSEVYLLLSGEQDPAYQAALQTQAELCNAILAAYGFEARISLIHAAASDDIAPVSLAMGQLRQRGPLAAVCTPATFGLNNQKRETIEAVLGHLEKQAKTALPEAGAPLPASSLLGGLNINKDACTLCMSCVGSCPEGALLDNPDEPKLSFIEKQCVQCGICVTACPEHALSLMPRLLSVDQRKQRVNLNETKPFHCISCGKPFGTLKMVDLMLTKLGAHAAFSGPAMERLKMCSDCRVVDMMKNET; this is encoded by the coding sequence ATGAGCCAAAAATTAATTTGTAACTGCAATGGAACGATGCCTCTTGATTCAAGTAAATTGGGTGTCAAGATACACACTGCCTTATGTAGGCAAGAACTCAATTCGGTCGTGGATGCATTTAACGGCGATGATTCTCTTATCATTGCCTGCACGCAGGAAGGCGCCTTGTTTAATGAGTTGGCAGCGCAATCGGAAAAACCCTTAATTGCACCATTGCGTTTTGTAAATATTCGTGAGGTTGCTGGGTGGACACAGGAAGCTCTGTCATCTTCTCCAAAAATTGCTGCGTTGCTTGCCTTGGCTGATATGCCTGAGGCTGACCCTGTTCCGGTCATTAATTACGAGAGTCAAGGTCGCACATTGATTATTGGTGCTGGTGAGCAAGCCATTCCTTGGGCCGAACAGTTGGGCGATGTATTGGAAGTCTCTGTTCTCTGTACTGAACCAAGTCCGCTGCCATTATCAAGAGACTTTCCTATTTATTCTGGCTCAACAAAGTCGATAGAAGGATATCTTGGGAATTTCACAGTGCAGTGGGAGTTAGAAAACCCCATTGATCCTGAGATGTGCACTCGCTGCGGTGCTTGTGTTGAGGTTTGTCCATCTGGCGCGATTAATGATTCATTTCAGATTGATTTAGATAAGTGCAAATCTCATCGCAAATGTATTACGGCCTGCGCCAGTATTGGTGCGATCAACTTTGATCGGGTTGAGCGTAATCGCACTGCTCAATTCGATTTAATTTTAGATTTACGTTCAAAGACTCATATGCGTATGAGTCAAACTCCTCAGGGATATTTTGCTCCGGGTACTGATCCGCTGGAACAATCATTTGCTGCTAATAAGCTTTTGAGTCTAGTAGGGGAGTTTGAGAAGCCCAAGTACTTTGCTTATAACGAAAAAGTTTGCGCCCATGGTCGAAACGGTAAGGTCGGTTGTAATGCTTGTATAGAGGTTTGTTCAACAGCAGCCATTACTTCGCTTTTCAAAAATGGGCAAGGTACTGTTGAAGTTAATCCAAACTTATGTATGGGATGCGGTGCTTGCTCCACTGTATGCCCATCGGGTGCGATGCGGTATAACTATCCAAGTGTTTCACACCAGGGCAAAGAAATCAAAACTTTGGCAAATGTTTTTTCTCAAGAGTGCGCTAAAGAAAATAAATCTGTTAGTCCCGCGCTCCTGATACACACCCTGAAAGCTGGCACAAACCTAATCGATGCGCTTGGTCGCGCTGCCCATTTAAATCCAAGTCGATATGAAGGATTACCTTCCTACTTAATCCCCTATGGCGTTGAGCATATTGCCTCAACAGGAATGGACCTATGGTTAGGCGCATTGAGTTATGGCTTTAGTGAGGTTTACTTATTGTTGTCAGGTGAGCAAGATCCTGCTTATCAAGCTGCTTTGCAAACACAGGCTGAGCTCTGCAATGCAATCTTGGCGGCATATGGCTTTGAAGCGCGTATCAGTTTGATCCATGCAGCTGCATCAGATGACATAGCCCCAGTTTCATTGGCGATGGGTCAGTTGCGTCAACGTGGTCCACTCGCAGCAGTGTGCACTCCCGCTACTTTTGGTTTAAATAATCAGAAGAGAGAGACGATAGAAGCAGTTTTAGGTCATTTGGAAAAACAGGCAAAAACAGCTTTGCCTGAGGCAGGTGCTCCTTTGCCGGCCTCCTCATTACTAGGCGGCTTAAATATCAACAAGGATGCATGTACGCTTTGTATGTCATGTGTTGGCAGTTGTCCAGAAGGTGCGCTATTAGACAATCCGGACGAGCCTAAGTTGTCCTTTATAGAGAAGCAATGTGTTCAGTGCGGCATCTGTGTAACCGCTTGCCCTGAGCACGCTTTGAGCTTGATGCCACGCTTATTGAGCGTTGATCAAAGAAAGCAACGAGTTAATTTAAATGAGACCAAGCCTTTTCACTGCATTAGTTGTGGCAAGCCCTTTGGGACTCTCAAAATGGTTGACCTGATGTTGACCAAGCTTGGTGCACATGCCGCCTTCTCTGGACCAGCAATGGAGCGCTTAAAGATGTGTAGTGATTGTCGCGTAGTAGATATGATGAAGAATGAAACATGA
- a CDS encoding heavy-metal-associated domain-containing protein → MQTFKVSGMTCGGCINAITRAIQAQDSQAQVQADLATQVVTLETTLSAEVAAQLIEDAGFPVVA, encoded by the coding sequence ATGCAAACTTTTAAAGTCTCAGGCATGACATGCGGCGGTTGTATTAACGCCATAACACGAGCTATTCAGGCTCAAGACTCACAAGCCCAGGTTCAGGCTGATTTGGCGACACAGGTGGTAACACTTGAAACAACCCTATCGGCAGAAGTGGCAGCTCAACTCATTGAGGATGCTGGTTTTCCAGTAGTGGCTTAG
- a CDS encoding DUF3305 domain-containing protein — translation MKFAVVMRKQKVDNPWIDFRWAATEVLPDYGQFSSSHPPEKIMGQFLGRDEQGESWLFTGYELDLYPDDAEGYYLNVSATFPCWFVMWRMEEDFDQYVDDQSKTLISSESSFPIPHRVDVSYNEAAHLIDSGETVDNIPMNDEHASWLQGFVNQHFRPEPKKRHKPASFKGANRSSED, via the coding sequence ATGAAGTTCGCCGTCGTCATGCGTAAGCAAAAAGTCGATAACCCTTGGATTGATTTCCGTTGGGCGGCAACAGAGGTGCTTCCAGATTATGGCCAATTTTCTTCTTCTCACCCCCCTGAAAAAATCATGGGGCAGTTTCTAGGCAGGGATGAGCAAGGAGAGTCTTGGTTGTTTACCGGATACGAGCTCGATTTGTATCCTGATGATGCTGAGGGTTACTACCTCAATGTTTCTGCAACTTTTCCATGCTGGTTTGTTATGTGGCGCATGGAAGAGGATTTTGATCAATATGTAGATGATCAATCCAAAACGCTCATTAGTTCAGAATCTAGCTTTCCAATTCCGCATCGTGTAGATGTGAGTTATAACGAAGCCGCCCACTTAATTGATAGTGGTGAAACAGTGGATAACATTCCCATGAATGATGAGCATGCTTCTTGGTTGCAGGGTTTTGTGAATCAGCATTTCCGGCCTGAGCCAAAAAAGAGGCATAAACCCGCATCCTTTAAAGGTGCCAATCGTTCTTCGGAGGATTGA
- a CDS encoding DUF3306 domain-containing protein, with product MESRFLSRWSRLKSGKAVQSEEELAPSSQTVEPKISTDVQDPISSEEVKLPSLDDVEKIDELAPDFSAFMQPGVDPGVQQAALKKMFSDPHFNIMDGLDEYIDDYSKPNPIPLAMLKRMAQSDMLSIFSKADDQTVTEITTTDSSHAQLNDQDTHSTALPNSPESRITSTAATPDDVQLNPVPMPVDKKSS from the coding sequence ATGGAAAGCCGATTTTTAAGTCGATGGTCCCGCCTTAAATCGGGTAAAGCAGTTCAATCTGAGGAAGAGCTTGCACCATCGTCTCAGACGGTTGAACCAAAAATTTCCACTGATGTTCAAGACCCCATTTCATCTGAAGAAGTCAAATTGCCTTCGCTTGATGATGTTGAGAAGATTGATGAGTTGGCTCCTGATTTCTCTGCGTTTATGCAGCCAGGCGTTGACCCAGGGGTTCAGCAGGCGGCATTAAAAAAAATGTTCTCTGATCCCCACTTCAACATCATGGACGGTCTTGATGAATATATTGATGATTATTCAAAGCCCAATCCTATTCCATTGGCCATGCTAAAGCGTATGGCCCAATCCGATATGCTGAGTATCTTTAGTAAAGCTGACGATCAAACTGTTACTGAAATTACTACTACCGATTCGTCTCATGCCCAATTAAATGATCAAGATACCCATTCCACCGCTTTACCTAATTCTCCAGAGAGTCGTATAACATCGACCGCTGCAACTCCTGATGATGTGCAATTGAACCCTGTGCCCATGCCTGTGGATAAGAAATCGAGTTAA